From one Humulus lupulus chromosome 8, drHumLupu1.1, whole genome shotgun sequence genomic stretch:
- the LOC133794919 gene encoding protein ALP1-like, translating to MDVEEMVAIFLHIISHDVKNRIIRRQFARSGETISRQFNLVLGALLRLHDVLLKKPEPILDNSTDERWKWFKNCLGALDGTYIKVNVLSSDRPRYRTRKNEIATNVLGVVSQDMQFIYVLPGWEGSAADSRVLRDAISRTNGLKVPQGYYYLCDAGYPNGEGFLTPYRGQRYHLNDWDIPPNTPQEFFNMKHSSARNIVERAFGLLKGRWTILRGRSYYPVKIQCRIILACCLLHNLIIREMPLDPLEHSPIEESNIGDDSDDIGDDCYRHIETSSAELDEKMDASSQSISIGGKKHQWTTVEDSKLVECLMDLTNGGRWKADNGTFKPGYLQQLEKMMAEKIHGCGLKAQPHIDSRVRILKKQYHAISKMLGPNASGFGWNEVDKCVVAEKSVFDEWVKA from the exons ATGGATGTTGAAGAAATGGTAGCTATATTTTTACATATCATATCTCATGATGTGAAGAATAGAATTATAAGACGTCAATTTGCACGTTCAGGTGAAACAATAAGTAGGCAATTCAATCTTGTATTAGGTGCTTTGTTACGTCTCCATGATGTATTGCTAAAAAAACCAGAGCCAATTCTTGATAATTCAACAGATGAAAGGTGGAAATGGTTTAAGAATTGTCTGGGAGCACTTGACGGTACATACATCAAGGTCAATGTTTTATCATCAGATAGACCTAGATATAGGACCAGAAAGAACGAAATTGCCACTAATGTATTAGGGGTGGTGTCACAAGATATGCAATTTATTTATGTTCTGCCTGGATGGGAGGGTTCAGCAGCTGACTCAAGAGTCTTGAGAGATGCTATATCTAGGACAAACGGTCTTAAGGTTCCACAAG GATATTATTATTTATGTGATGCTGGATATCCCAACGGTGAAGGATTTTTAACACCATATAGAGGTCAACGATATCATTTAAACGATTGGGATATCCCACCAAATACTCCCCAAGAATTTTTTAACATGAAACACTCATCTGCTAGGAATATAGTAGAGAGAGCATTTGGATTATTGAAAGGACGATGGACAATTCTTAGAGGTCGATCATATTATCCTGTGAAGATACAATGTCGAATTATTTTAGCATGTTGTCTTCTCCATAACTTGATTATAAGAGAAATGCCTTTGGATCCTTTGGAACATTCTCCTATTGAGGAAAGTAACATTGGTGATGATAGTGATGATATAGGTGATGATTGTTATCGGCATATTGAAACATCAAGTGCGGAACTCGAT gaaaaaatggATGCTAGTTCCCAGTCGATATCAATTGGTGGGAAAAAGCATCAATGGACCACCGTTGAGGACTCTAAGTTGGTAGAGTGCTTAATGGATTTGACTAATGGTGGAAGGTGGAAAGCAGATAATGGTACATTCAAGCCTGGATACTTACAACAGTTAGAGAAAATGATGGCTGAAAAGATTCATGGTTGTGGACTTAAAGCACAACCACATATTGATTCACGTGTTAGGATATTGAAGAAACAATACCATGCAATTTCTAAAATGTTAGGACCTAATGCTAGTGGATTTGGGTGGAATGAGGTAGACAAATGTGTTGTGGCTGAAAAATCTGTCTTTGATGAATGGGTGAAG gcatag